The Candidatus Hydrogenedentota bacterium sequence GAGTCAACCCGTCCACCTTGTGCGTCCAGACAAGCGCCCTGACTTTTCCCCAGCCAAGATGCAGTTCCGGATGGTGCCCCTCCGCCTCCGCGACACTTCCAGCCCTGTTCACGAAGGCGAGTGCGCCGCGAAAATCCGGAAAGGTGAACAGTTTTTCCAGGTGATGACCCGCCGAAACCTGCCAGCCGCGCCCCAACTGTCCCATGAGACAGGCGATTTCACCCTCCTCCAAAGGTTTCACACCGCCCCGGCAGGGCTCGCACTTCTCCTCCGCCAGTATTGGGCATGAGTCTTTTTCAGGGAAACTGGTTTGTCCTATTTCCATGCTGTTCAGACCTCGATGACCGGCAGTGGACGGGTTACCAACAGGTTTAACTCCTCCCCCTCATGAAGGGTCACGGCACCGAGCCGGACCGTGTAAGGCTCCTGGTCCTCATAGTGATACGTAATCCGGAGCTCCTCCAGGTCCCAGATGCCCGTTTCCGGACCGCCCAGGGTCAGCGTGTGCGGGTGACTCTCCGGATACCCCACGGCTTGCAAGGCCCCCCCCGGAGCAGTGCTTCCCTCCATCTCGTCAAATTCCACGTCAAAACCGTTGATGTAATACCGGAGCGGTCCCTGAAGGGGAGATGTTCCGGTTTTTAACTCCATGTCCAGCCGTCGCAGTCGTGCCATGGCCTGTGCGTTCCTTTTCCTCAGGGCATGCTTGTGTAATAGGGGTTCCGTCCCGCCTCATGGTCCGTCACATCCACCACGGCGCCCACGGCGGGGGCATATGCCCGGATGGCCTTTTCAACGCCGCGCCGCAGGGTGATGTCTGAGGCGGCGCAGCCCTGGCAGCCGCCGCCCATTGAAATGCGCACCGTGTTGCCCGCCACCGACTCGAGGGTGATTTCCCCGCCATGCGAGGCGATTCCGGGGTTGATTTCCCGTTCCAACGCCTGATTGACCAGGGTTTTCAGGGCTTCCCCGTCCGGAACAATGTCAAAAAATTCCGGAAGCACGGCGGGGTGGCCGGAGGCCAGGTGAGCCCTCAAGCGTGTGCCCATGGCGCGGGCAAAAGCGGTGATATCCCGGTCATTCTCCCCGGACTGACGGACCAAAACCGTCATGCCGAGGACAAGAACCGATTCCACGCCGCCCTCCTCGAAGAGGGCTCCCGCCAAGGGTGAGAAAGAGAACGCCGTGTCCCGGTCCGGGGCGAAAAAGGACCAGTTGCCCGCGAGCAGCGGCGACTCCAGCATGAGCAGGCACTCCCGGCCTTCGGCGTCCAGCCGCGCGCGGATGCGCGGGGCCGGCATGCCGGATTCCCGCTGCGGCTCTTCGGGCATCACCGGCGCGTTCACCACACGTTTGGGCGGGTCCTCCTCGAACCGAAGCGGCGGGCGGGGTTCGGGTTCCGGGTTGGGCGTCTTTGGGGCAAACACTTTTGAAAACCATGCCATGGTCAACATTCTCCCTGGAAAAACGGCTTAAATAGAGACAACGCGGAGACGGCGGTAATTCCTTTTGGGTCCGCACGCCGGAACGCGGTTCTTGACCTTTTGCGTGCCGGGGCATACAATGCGGGGCATCACGAACAACCCGCGCCCGCCGGGCGCACAACTTTGACAGGAATTCACGGACATGGCGAAGAAAAACACGGTGTATCTGGTGTCCAACGGGGACGCGCGGAATCCGGCCTGCATGGCGGGCTGGCCCCTTCAGGAGGCGACCATGGCGCAGGTGCGCAAGGCGCTTAAAAAACTGGGCCGGGACAGCGTGGTGCTCCCGAAGTACGACGAGAAGCGGAAGCACGGCTTCATCATGCGCCAGTGCGAGGGCACGGCGGCCTTCCGGGAAATTGACCCCGAGGCGCCGGTCATTGTCGTGCTGAACATCTGGGCCTACGCGCACCATGTGGCGGGGCCGCTCCAGACCCACCGCGGCCCCGTGATGCTGCTGGCGAATTTTGACGGGACCTGGCCGGGGCTGGTGGCGCTGCTGAACCACTCGGCGTCCCTGGACCGGCTGAACATCAAACACGCGCGGCTGTGGAGCGAGACCTTCAGCGACGACCCGTTCTTCATGGGCAAACTGGAGGAGTGGTGCAACACGGGCGCGGTCAAGCATGCGGCCTCGCACATGACGGACGGCGCCAAGGTGAAGGTGTCCGCGGAGGCGGAGGGTTTCGGCAAAAATCTCGCGGACACCATCCGGGGCGAGCGGCGCATCATGGGCCAGTTTGACCCCGGCTGCATGGGGATGCTGAACGCGGTGCTGGACCCCGCGAAGATCGGCGCGGCGGGCATGCCGATTGAGTACCTCAACCAGAGCGATCTGGTGGCGGAGATGAACCTCGTCAGCGACGAGGAGGCGCAGAAGTGCCTGGACTGGCTGCTGAAGAAGGGGGCGCAGTTCCACTGGGGCGTGAACAAGTTCACCTCGCTCACCTACGAGCAGGTGCTGTCCCAGATGAAGATGTACGTGGCGGCCTGCCGCTTCACCGAGCGCTACGGCCTGGCCGCCCTGGGCATCCCGTACCAGTTGGGCCTGGTGCGCTGCGTGCCCGCGTCGGACCTGGTCGAGGGCATGCTGAACAATGCGGACCGGCCCCCGGTGAAGGACCCCGAGACCAAGGCCGTGGTGCATGCGGGGAAGCCGATTCCGCACTTCAACGAGGGCGACCTGGGCGCGGGCGTGCCGCAGTTGCTGATGAAGGAAATTTACGAGCGGAAGGGCATGCCCTCCGAGACCACGCTGCACGACGTGCGCTGGGGCCGCGAGTTCGACGGCAAGTTTGTCTGGGTCTTCCTCATTTCCGGCGGCGCCCCCCCGGCGCATTTCGGCGGGTGGAAGAACACCCATGTTCACCGCCAGCCCGCGCTGTACTTCCCCCTGGGCGGTGGCACCTGCTCGGGCGTGTCGAAGCCCGGCGTGATTACCTGGGCGCGCTGCTGGGAGGCCTACGGGGTGCTGGGCATGGACTGCGGCACGGGCGAGGTGCTGGAGCTGCCCGAGGCGGAGCTGCAGGACCGGCTGCGGCGGACCACCCCCGAGTGGCCCATCGCCAACGTGCACATTCCGGGCTATGACCGGAACGAACTGATGGCGTCGCACATGTCCAACCACATTGTGATGGGTTACGGGGACATTCTCCAGGAGCTGGTGGCCACCTGCCGCAATTTGGGCTTCAAAGTCCGTGTGGGCGGCGCCGCAGGCAAGGCGCTGGCGAAGTAACCGGGCGAAACAGTGCGGGGCGCTCCGTCGCAACAAGACGGTGCGCCCCGCGCTTTTTTCACCTGCGGCCGGCCGTCACCGGCGCGCGCCGTCCAGCACTTTGCGCACCGTTCTTAGCAGATTTGCGCGCTGGTAGGGTTTTCGGATGATTCTGCCCGCGTCCGCGAAGCTCATCCGTCCGTTCAGCTCGTCCCGGCTGTACCCGCTGCAGAAGACCACCGGAAGGCCCGGATTCGCCTGATGGACATGGTCGCGCACCTGCCTGCCGTTGGCCTTGGGCATGATCACGTCGGTGATAATCATCCGGATGTCCCCGGCGTTCGCGTCATAGACCTGCATGGCTTCCTCGCCGTCCCCAGCCGTCAACACCCTGTACCCCGCCTGGGTGAGGAACTCGACAGCCACCTCCCTGACCAGGGGCTCGTCCTCCGCCACCAGCAGGGTTTCCTCGCCGCCCGGAATGTCGAAGGCATCTTCCAGGAAGGGGCCCTCCTCCGATGGGATGTCGTCATTCTCCACGGCCGCCGCGGGCAGGCAGAGCGTGAAGACGCTTCCCCGCTCGGGGCTGCTTTTCACTGTGATGACGCCTTTGTGCTGGCGGACGATGCCGTAGACTGTGGCCAGGCCGAGTCCGGTGCCCTTTCCGACCTCTTTTGTGGAGAAAAACGGCTCGAAGATGTGCTCCACCACCCCGGGGGGCATGCCGGTTCCCGTGTCTGTGACGCTGAGGAAAATGTACTCACCGGTGTTTGCCCAGGGAAACTCCGCAATGAGGCGCTCGTCCACGCGCATGGTCCCCGTTTCCAGGGTGATTTGGCCGCCGCCGGACATGGCGTCCCGGGCGTTGAGGCACAGGTTCATGAGGACCTGCTCCATCTGTCCGTGGTCCGCGAAAACGACCGCCGGTGAATAACTCGGCTTAAACACCAGCTCAATCTGCTCGCCGATGATGCGGCGGAGCATTTTGAGCATTTCAGAGACGACCACGTTGAGGTCGAGGGTTTCCGGCTCGACGACCTGCTGCCGCCCGAAAAGGAGGAGCTGGCGCACCAGGCGCGCGCCGCGCGAGATTGCGTCATGGGCGTTGCGCAACTGGCGCCCGACCTTCTCCTCGGGGGGCACGCCGCCCATCGCCATCTCCACATAGCCGCTGACAATCTGGAGCAGGTTGTTGAAATCATGGGCGATGCCGCCCGCAAGCTGCCCGATGGCCTCCATCTTCTGCGCCTGCCGCAGTTGTCGCTCAAGGCGGCGCTCCTCGGTGACATCCCGCTTGAGCGCGACGAAGTTGATGATGTCGCCCCGCTCGTTCCTGACCGGGGAGATGGTGGCCTGCTCCTCGTAGAGGGTTCCGTCCTTGCGCCGGTTCACAAACAGCCCGTGCCAGACCTCGCCGCGGAGGATGGTGTCCCAGAGCGTCTTGTAGAAATCCGCCGAGTGCACGTCGGTGCGGAGGATGCGCGGTGTCCGCCCGATCAATTCCTCCGATGTGTAGCCCGTGCTGTGCTCCGTGGCGGGATTGACATACTGAATGACGCCGCCCGGGTCGGTGATGATGATGGACTCGTCTGACTGGTCCAGCGCCGTGGCCAGCCGGGCGCGCTCCTCCTCCATCTGCCGCCGCTCTGTGATGTCCTCACAGGTGCCCAGCACGCCCATTACATGGCCTGTCATGTCATGAAGGGGAACTTTGTTGGTGCGGACATGCCTGACGGCGCCGTCCGGAAAACGCACCTGCTCAACCACCCCGATCAAAGGTTTGTTCTCTTCGATTACCTGACGGTCTCCGGCGATGTATTCCGCCACATGGTCCGTCAAGTTGGGATAGTCCGAGTCCTTTTTGCCGAAAAGCGCCCCGGGGGAGGACTCCCCCATCATGTCGGCGAGGTGCTGGTTGCACCCGATGTAGCGGCTTTCCAGGTCCTTCCACCACACCGCCTCGGGGATGCTCTCGATGACCAGGTGCAGCATCCGCTCCGACTCCTCGAGCGCCGCCCGCGCCTTCTCGCGCTCCACTTTTTCGCGGAGCAACTCCGCGTTGCGCTCCTCCAGCTCGTTTTTCGCCTGGGAAATGCTGCTGGCCCACCGGAAGACGTTGTACAGAATGATCAGGAAACCGACAAGAAAGCAGACACCCGGCAGCATCATGCTGTAGTCGCTGTCTATGCCGATCAGGGGCCAGTCATTGAAATATTTTGTTTCCCGGGCGATGCCCAGCAATTTGCCCAAGACCACGCTTGCAGAGGCAATCACCAGGCTGAGAGTCACCCTGCGGATGCTGGACAGCGCCCACATGGTGGCGCTGACCAGCATGGCGGCGGCCAGGAGACTGGTCCATTCGTCGGCGGTGGTGACTTTACCCAGTTTTGTGGTGGCTATCCAGCCCGCAAAAAGCTCCAACATAAGACCGGGAAAAAACGCCGCCAGCCGGTGCCGGATTAACCAGTCACGCAACACCCTGACGAAAACGGAGCGGGCCATCCCCGATGACCCCTGTACGGAATGCTCACCCATATTGGCCTCTGTGAATACAATCCCACCCTTGGCGGGGAGAATCAGTTTCATACCCGCCAGCGAACGTATCCAATGAGTATGTTCGCAAATTGGATGGAAAATGTCAACAACTTTTTTCACGTTTTCCGCGCTTGCAGGACCCCATCCGCCAGCGTTGCGCGGAACAGGGGTTTTTGTATGACGCCCTTCGCGGGAATGACGGCGGCGGGGCGGGCATCAGGTGAAAAAGTGAGACCTGCCGGCCGGGTCGGCTTGTACTGGCAGCATGTATCCGCCCGATGCCAAGCCCCTGCGTGTGTTTCCATGCCGAAGGCATGGGAGACGTTTGACACCCGACCCGGTAAAAAGTATCTTTTGCGGAGACACCGGGCCGCCCGGTTTGCGGTTTTCCGGCAGGAGTGATTGATGACTGAAACGCGCGCATCCAGTCCGCCTCTGATTTCCGTCGAGGGGTTGACCAGGCGTTTTGACGGGCATGCTGTGCTCAATGGAATCAGCCTCACCATCCATGAGGGTGATTTTGTGTCCGTCATCGGTCCTTCCGGCTGCGGGAAAACCACGCTTTTGCGCTGCCTGAACGGTCTTGAGTTGCTGGACTCGGGCCGGCTCACGGTGGCGGGGGTCACCTTGGAGCGCGAAAATCCGCGCACCCAGCCAGACCGGCTGTTCCATGAAAAGGCGCACCGGCTTCGCGCCGGGGTGGGCATGGTGTTCCAGTCCCTGAATCTTTTTCCGCACAAGACCATACTCGACAACATCATTTTGGCGCCCATGATAGTCAAAAAGGAGCCCAGAGGCACGGCCATGGACAATGCCCGGCGCCTTCTGGAGAAGGTGGGGCTGTCCAGATATCAGGACCGCTATCCCGCGCAGCTCTCGGGCGGCCAGCAGCAGCGCGCGGCCATTGCCCGCGCATTGGCGATGAATCCCAGGGTGATGCTTTATGACGAGCCGACATCGGCTCTGGACCCGGAACTGGTGGACGAGGTGCTGGAGGTGATGCGGGGGCTTGACCGCGACGGCATGACCCAGGTGGTGGTCACCCATGAAATGCGCTTTGCCCGGAACGCCTCGGATTACATTGTGTACATGGAACGCGGCGAGATTGTGGAGGTTTCCGGCGGCGATGAGATTTTCACCAAGCCGAAGG is a genomic window containing:
- a CDS encoding 4a-hydroxytetrahydrobiopterin dehydratase; translated protein: MEIGQTSFPEKDSCPILAEEKCEPCRGGVKPLEEGEIACLMGQLGRGWQVSAGHHLEKLFTFPDFRGALAFVNRAGSVAEAEGHHPELHLGWGKVRALVWTHKVDGLTRADFVLAAKLEKAFSAS
- a CDS encoding amino acid ABC transporter ATP-binding protein, with amino-acid sequence MISVEGLTRRFDGHAVLNGISLTIHEGDFVSVIGPSGCGKTTLLRCLNGLELLDSGRLTVAGVTLERENPRTQPDRLFHEKAHRLRAGVGMVFQSLNLFPHKTILDNIILAPMIVKKEPRGTAMDNARRLLEKVGLSRYQDRYPAQLSGGQQQRAAIARALAMNPRVMLYDEPTSALDPELVDEVLEVMRGLDRDGMTQVVVTHEMRFARNASDYIVYMERGEIVEVSGGDEIFTKPKDDRTRRFLRQFIGRGA
- a CDS encoding PAS domain S-box protein, which encodes MARSVFVRVLRDWLIRHRLAAFFPGLMLELFAGWIATTKLGKVTTADEWTSLLAAAMLVSATMWALSSIRRVTLSLVIASASVVLGKLLGIARETKYFNDWPLIGIDSDYSMMLPGVCFLVGFLIILYNVFRWASSISQAKNELEERNAELLREKVEREKARAALEESERMLHLVIESIPEAVWWKDLESRYIGCNQHLADMMGESSPGALFGKKDSDYPNLTDHVAEYIAGDRQVIEENKPLIGVVEQVRFPDGAVRHVRTNKVPLHDMTGHVMGVLGTCEDITERRQMEEERARLATALDQSDESIIITDPGGVIQYVNPATEHSTGYTSEELIGRTPRILRTDVHSADFYKTLWDTILRGEVWHGLFVNRRKDGTLYEEQATISPVRNERGDIINFVALKRDVTEERRLERQLRQAQKMEAIGQLAGGIAHDFNNLLQIVSGYVEMAMGGVPPEEKVGRQLRNAHDAISRGARLVRQLLLFGRQQVVEPETLDLNVVVSEMLKMLRRIIGEQIELVFKPSYSPAVVFADHGQMEQVLMNLCLNARDAMSGGGQITLETGTMRVDERLIAEFPWANTGEYIFLSVTDTGTGMPPGVVEHIFEPFFSTKEVGKGTGLGLATVYGIVRQHKGVITVKSSPERGSVFTLCLPAAAVENDDIPSEEGPFLEDAFDIPGGEETLLVAEDEPLVREVAVEFLTQAGYRVLTAGDGEEAMQVYDANAGDIRMIITDVIMPKANGRQVRDHVHQANPGLPVVFCSGYSRDELNGRMSFADAGRIIRKPYQRANLLRTVRKVLDGARR
- a CDS encoding NifU family protein; this encodes MAWFSKVFAPKTPNPEPEPRPPLRFEEDPPKRVVNAPVMPEEPQRESGMPAPRIRARLDAEGRECLLMLESPLLAGNWSFFAPDRDTAFSFSPLAGALFEEGGVESVLVLGMTVLVRQSGENDRDITAFARAMGTRLRAHLASGHPAVLPEFFDIVPDGEALKTLVNQALEREINPGIASHGGEITLESVAGNTVRISMGGGCQGCAASDITLRRGVEKAIRAYAPAVGAVVDVTDHEAGRNPYYTSMP
- a CDS encoding fucose isomerase, encoding MAKKNTVYLVSNGDARNPACMAGWPLQEATMAQVRKALKKLGRDSVVLPKYDEKRKHGFIMRQCEGTAAFREIDPEAPVIVVLNIWAYAHHVAGPLQTHRGPVMLLANFDGTWPGLVALLNHSASLDRLNIKHARLWSETFSDDPFFMGKLEEWCNTGAVKHAASHMTDGAKVKVSAEAEGFGKNLADTIRGERRIMGQFDPGCMGMLNAVLDPAKIGAAGMPIEYLNQSDLVAEMNLVSDEEAQKCLDWLLKKGAQFHWGVNKFTSLTYEQVLSQMKMYVAACRFTERYGLAALGIPYQLGLVRCVPASDLVEGMLNNADRPPVKDPETKAVVHAGKPIPHFNEGDLGAGVPQLLMKEIYERKGMPSETTLHDVRWGREFDGKFVWVFLISGGAPPAHFGGWKNTHVHRQPALYFPLGGGTCSGVSKPGVITWARCWEAYGVLGMDCGTGEVLELPEAELQDRLRRTTPEWPIANVHIPGYDRNELMASHMSNHIVMGYGDILQELVATCRNLGFKVRVGGAAGKALAK